In Streptomyces sp. 840.1, one DNA window encodes the following:
- a CDS encoding macrolide family glycosyltransferase, translating into MSVRPRAHIAMIGVSAVSHVLPSLPVIRELVARGHRVTYANGPMVADRIEATGAELVPCGTVLPVADNNWPDDPIAAMTLFFEDAVQALPQLRAFYDDDPADLYLYDIGAYAARALAESQKRPLMQLSPAIVGWESYGRDVAAQLWKLPGADAYRENFGRWLAECGASTTDMDVFCSRPANTLALIPWAMQPHGDDVDTDTVTFVGSCSGPRDGEQSWTRPADAERVLLVSLGSAYTDRPEFYRRCLAAYGDLPGWHVVLQVGRHTDRRELGDIPSNVEVHSWVPQPAILEQADAFVTHAGMGGSAEGLFAGVPMIAVPQGADQFMNADRLVELGVARRIDTEDATADALRSALTELVDDPEVARRSAELRAQVRAEGGTTRAADLIEELLT; encoded by the coding sequence ATGTCCGTCCGCCCTCGCGCACACATCGCCATGATCGGTGTCTCCGCCGTCAGCCACGTGCTGCCGAGTCTTCCCGTCATCCGTGAACTGGTGGCCCGCGGCCACCGGGTGACCTACGCCAACGGCCCGATGGTGGCCGACCGCATCGAAGCCACCGGCGCCGAACTGGTCCCGTGCGGGACCGTGCTGCCGGTCGCCGACAACAACTGGCCCGACGACCCCATCGCGGCGATGACCCTCTTCTTCGAGGACGCCGTCCAGGCCCTTCCGCAACTGCGGGCCTTCTACGACGACGATCCCGCAGACCTCTACCTGTACGACATCGGCGCATACGCCGCGCGTGCGCTGGCCGAATCGCAGAAGCGCCCTCTCATGCAGCTGTCCCCGGCCATCGTCGGCTGGGAGAGCTACGGGCGGGACGTGGCTGCGCAGTTGTGGAAGCTCCCCGGCGCCGACGCGTACCGGGAGAATTTCGGCCGGTGGCTCGCCGAGTGCGGCGCCTCCACCACCGACATGGACGTCTTCTGCAGCCGCCCCGCGAACACCCTCGCCCTGATCCCCTGGGCGATGCAGCCGCACGGCGACGACGTCGACACGGACACGGTGACGTTCGTCGGCTCGTGCTCCGGCCCGCGTGACGGCGAACAGTCCTGGACCCGCCCCGCCGACGCGGAGCGCGTCCTGCTGGTCTCGCTGGGGTCGGCGTACACCGACCGGCCCGAGTTCTACCGCCGGTGCCTGGCCGCGTACGGCGACCTGCCCGGCTGGCACGTGGTGCTCCAGGTCGGCAGGCACACCGACCGGCGCGAGCTCGGTGACATTCCGTCGAACGTCGAGGTGCACTCCTGGGTGCCCCAGCCGGCGATCCTGGAGCAGGCCGACGCCTTCGTGACCCATGCGGGCATGGGCGGCAGTGCCGAGGGACTCTTCGCCGGTGTCCCGATGATCGCCGTCCCGCAGGGCGCCGACCAGTTCATGAACGCCGACCGGCTCGTGGAGCTGGGCGTGGCCCGCCGTATCGACACCGAGGACGCCACGGCGGACGCGCTGCGCTCCGCCCTCACCGAGCTCGTCGACGACCCGGAGGTCGCGCGTCGCTCGGCCGAACTGCGGGCCCAGGTACGCGCCGAGGGCGGCACCACGAGGGCCGCCGACCTCATCGAGGAGCTGCTCACCTGA